A portion of the Scylla paramamosain isolate STU-SP2022 chromosome 2, ASM3559412v1, whole genome shotgun sequence genome contains these proteins:
- the LOC135108138 gene encoding transmembrane protease serine 11B-like protein codes for MRKMYYSVLVIACTAATMAAASNDRQPRRIIQQMTSHSVIGGPDYQLCEKGGTMGACLPMTICQQQGKFIGYCGNTGTYCCKVIKTCGDRTTSHQAIFRNPTYPGRDSEARVCPFKMDIGKGVCGVRLNFDFFELAKYLSGVCIRDTLTVLGSAVSNYTATPVCGNMTNWATTFPVKEGGHITLAMVLQGMPSYKFSIRITQLQCSKITTFISPTSAGIKNVDAEPYTPTTTPPPTETPETTTDMTTEIPTTTFVTTDVPTTNAAPAGATEGTSGPTTLQPGRIAIPKHDKVVLKAPYEEEEEEEEYDLAVEGVDSVPSVSAFKRAFEMRVNDRCWQYEDESDTGFRIIGGDYTNLNEYPWQVGLVYKKKFFCGGSLIDDRRVLTASHCVFGSFSKGIGELIVTIGDHDLSTRSETNHTVSRVKSIIWNMHYNPHTTQNDIAILELEKPINFDYRKSAVRLPSDLDELYADANATVTGWGRFDIKKKKTSPVLKEYTSTLINSTNCVKAWNMFPGISAELEQHICLDVTIGTPCHGDSGGPLVVCAGNHCTQVGVVSFGFPLCTNVGLPAVFARVTYFKSWIDMNTHTLSVLHV; via the exons ATGAGAAAAATGTATTACTCGGTATTAGTTATCGC GTGCACGGCAGCGACAATGGCGGCAGCGAGTAATGACCGCCAACCCAGGC GGATCATCCAGCAGATGACATCTCACTCGGTCATCGGCGGTCCAGACTATCAGCTATGCGAGAAGGGAGGCACCATGGGTGCCTGTCTGCCCATGACAATCTGTCAACAACAGGGAAAGTTCATCGGATATTGCGGTAACACCGGCACCTACTGctgcaaag TTATCAAGACGTGCGGGGACAGAACCACGTCCCACCAAGCCATCTTCAGGAATCCAACCTATCCGGGCAGGGACAGCGAGGCCAGGGTGTGCCCCTTCAAAATGGACATCGGCAAGGGAGTGTGTGGAGTCag GCTAAACTTCGACTTCTTTGAGTTAGCCAAGTACTTGAGCGGTGTGTGTATCCGGGACACCTTGACCGTGCTCGGATCGGCGGTGTCCAACTACACAGCCACCCCCGTCTGCGGCAACATGACGAACTGGGCAA CAACATTCccggtgaaggagggaggacacATCACGCTGGCCATGGTGCTGCAGGGGATGCCATCATACAAGTTCTCCATCAGAATAACGCAACTGCAATGCTCAAAGATCACCACCTTCATCT CTCCCACCAGTGCTGGAATTAAGAATGTGGACGCCGAGCCCtatacacccaccaccaccccacccccGACAGAGACCCCGGAGACCACCACTGATATGACGACGGAgatacccaccaccacctttgtgACCACAGACGTTCCCACGACCAACGCAGCACCTGCTGGCGCGACAGAGGGAACTTCTGGACCCACCACGCTCCAGCCGGGGAGGATAGCTATCCCGAAGCAcgacaag GTGGTATTAAAGGCTCcatacgaagaggaagaggaggaggaggaatatgaccTAGCGGTGGAAGGCGTGGACTCTGTACCCTCCGTCTCGGCCTTTAAAAGGG CCTTCGAGATGCGAGTTAATGACAGGTGCTGGCAGTATGAGGATGAGTCTGACACTGGCTTCAGGATTATCGGCGGAGACTACACCAACCTCAATGAGTACCCGTGGCAG GTTGGGTTGGTgtacaaaaaaaagttcttCTGCGGTGGCTCCCTCATCGACGACCGCCGCGTGCTCACCGCCTCCCACTGCGTCTTCGG GAGCTTCTCAAAGGGCATCGGCGAGCTCATTGTCACCATCGGCGACCACGACCTCTCCACCCGCAGCGAAACTAACCACACAGTGAGCAGG GTCAAGTCCATCATCTGGAACATGCACTACAACCCTCACACCACGCAGAATGACATCGCTATTCTGGAGTTGGAGAAACCTATCAACTTTGATTATAGGAAAAGCGCAGTCAGGCTTCCCAGCGACCTAG ACGAGCTATACGCAGATGCCAATGCGACGGTCACCGGCTGGGGCAGgtttgacataaaaaaaaagaagaccagCCCTGTGCTGAAGGAGTACACTAGCACGTTGATCAACAGCACGAACTGCGTCAAGGCGTGGAATATGTTCCCGGGTATCAGCGCAGAACTGGAACAACACATTTGTCTGGACGTCACTATTGGAACGCCGTGCCAT GGTGACAGCGGGGGGCCACTGGTGGTCTGCGCAGGAA